In Nicotiana tabacum cultivar K326 chromosome 17, ASM71507v2, whole genome shotgun sequence, one DNA window encodes the following:
- the LOC107794122 gene encoding sister chromatid cohesion 1 protein 3-like isoform X2 — MFYSLTLLGRKGPLATVWQAATIQSRLKKSHYASTNIPSTVELIMFPDVPLALRWSAQLLLGVVRIYSKQVEYFLQDCRTLETGIRKSILSTNLNLPEDALHAPYQSITLPETFELDAVVFDDDVDLNRFGDTHLKSYEETTLEDQILMREDQYVAIFIDEDIGNSLSKSGEVSGLGAMPIETDSDPSNLDGIPAQSQNSSPKNLAALNGGTVGGDIPQDIPEIEIMRDAVYDHGSENVPLWSDQWNDVMEPDKILEEEIMKDKESASLVVEEMVERDEPPSATSAEVQEFTNPQISFGHQSPDLLLRSTPPPEEPKARRRKRKLLIDEDDIVLSNDEIGRLLNDTSALKRRRKNAPLSSLDIWKLNKRHTKDGMLFESLLTGVHNDLCNIYKEDFISAKIKTASSLEDHVEPSGNQSPPPGNDLGIEIERLRDNQEFACTNLLSEILPSPNKFISSPQMPTPDPAASTGRAGSDMETPSTWYGEGLDVENTILSDIPEFDNSAGDLSFLDQDDRTPTGTPEVGYLSRKQGGTPEFDTLPARTRIVF, encoded by the exons ATGTTCTATTCGCTGACACTTTTGGGGCGGAAAGGTCCATTAGCGACCGTATGGCAGGCAGCAACTATTCAAAGCAGGTTGAAGAAGTCTCATTATGCTTCCACTAATATACCCTCCACTGTTG AGTTAATCATGTTTCCGGACGTACCCCTTGCACTACGATGGTCTGCTCAGCTTCTACTTGGAGTTGTTAGGATATACTCTAAGCAAGTTGAATACTTTCTCCAAGACTGCAGAACCTTAGAAACGGGAATAAGAAAGTCCATTTTGTCTACAAATCTCAATCTACCGGAAGATGCTCTTCATGCACCATACCAATCCATCACTTTGCCAGAAACATTTGAACTTGATGCCGTCGTTTTTGATGATGATGTTGACCTGAATAG GTTTGGAGATACTCATCTTAAAAGTTACGAAGAGACAACTTTGGAAG ATCAAATACTAATGCGTGAAGATCAGTACGTAGCTATTTTCATTGATGAG GACATCGGGAATAGTTTGTCAAAATCGGGTGAAGTTTCTGGATTAGGTGCCATGCCTATAGAGACTGA TTCTGATCCATCAAACCTAGATGGAATTCCTGCTCAATCCCAAAATTCTTCTCCTAAGAATCTGGCAGCACTAAACGGAGGAACTGTTGGCGGTGACATTCCTCAAGATATTCCAGAAATTGAAATCATGCGTGATGCCGTCTATGATCATGGTTCTGAGAATGTTCCCTTATGGTCAGATCAATGGAATGATGTAATGGAACCAGATAAAATTCTGGAGGAAGAGATCATGAAAGACAAGGAAAGTGCAAGCCTAGTCGTGGAAGAGATGGTCGAACGAGACGAACCACCTTCTGCTACTTCAGCAGAGGTTCAAGAATTCACTAATCCACAGATATCTTTTG GGCATCAGTCACCTGATTTATTACTTCGATCAACACCACCTCCTGAGGAGCCAAAAGCAAGGAGAAGAAAGCGAAAGCTACTCATTGATGAGGATGATATAGTATTGTCGAATGA TGAAATTGGAAGGCTACTAAATGATACCAGTGCATTGAAACGCCGGAGAAAGAATGCTCCTTTGTCTTCTTTGGACATATGGAAACTAAACAAGAGACATACAAAAGATGGAATGTTATTTGAGTCTTTATTAACCG GAGTACATAATGATCTCTGCAACATCTACAAGGAAGACTTCATTTCAGCAAAAATCAAGACCGCTTCCTCACTAGAGGATCATGTAGAACCCAGCGGTAACCAATCCCCTCCACCTGGGAATGATCTTGGGATTGAAATCGAAAGACTACGTGATAATCAAGAATTTGCATGCACCAATTTGTTGTCTGAAATTTTGCCTTCACCAAATAAATTCATTTCCTCTCCACAAATGCCCACGCCCGACCCAGCAGCATCTACTGGGCGTGCTGGTTCCGATATGGAGACCCCTTCAACATGGTACGGAGAGGGACTAGATGTGGAGAATACCATTCTGTCTGATATTCCTGAGTTTGATAACTCTGCTGGG GATCTGAGTTTTCTGGACCAAGATGACAGGACTCCCACCG GAACTCCTGAAGTTGGTTACTTATCACGTAAGCAAGGGGGAACACCAGAGTTTGACACATTACCTGCTAGAACAAG AATAGTCTTTTAA
- the LOC107794122 gene encoding sister chromatid cohesion 1 protein 3-like isoform X1: MFYSLTLLGRKGPLATVWQAATIQSRLKKSHYASTNIPSTVELIMFPDVPLALRWSAQLLLGVVRIYSKQVEYFLQDCRTLETGIRKSILSTNLNLPEDALHAPYQSITLPETFELDAVVFDDDVDLNRFGDTHLKSYEETTLEDQILMREDQYVAIFIDEDIGNSLSKSGEVSGLGAMPIETDSDPSNLDGIPAQSQNSSPKNLAALNGGTVGGDIPQDIPEIEIMRDAVYDHGSENVPLWSDQWNDVMEPDKILEEEIMKDKESASLVVEEMVERDEPPSATSAEVQEFTNPQISFGHQSPDLLLRSTPPPEEPKARRRKRKLLIDEDDIVLSNDEIGRLLNDTSALKRRRKNAPLSSLDIWKLNKRHTKDGMLFESLLTGVHNDLCNIYKEDFISAKIKTASSLEDHVEPSGNQSPPPGNDLGIEIERLRDNQEFACTNLLSEILPSPNKFISSPQMPTPDPAASTGRAGSDMETPSTWYGEGLDVENTILSDIPEFDNSAGDLSFLDQDDRTPTGTPEVGYLSRKQGGTPEFDTLPARTRAVAQFLQWKSPVTPISEETGDLSLNTIVEGKNRKICARMFFETLVLENCGLVDANQNEPYGDITLKVTFKLKEQFSS; encoded by the exons ATGTTCTATTCGCTGACACTTTTGGGGCGGAAAGGTCCATTAGCGACCGTATGGCAGGCAGCAACTATTCAAAGCAGGTTGAAGAAGTCTCATTATGCTTCCACTAATATACCCTCCACTGTTG AGTTAATCATGTTTCCGGACGTACCCCTTGCACTACGATGGTCTGCTCAGCTTCTACTTGGAGTTGTTAGGATATACTCTAAGCAAGTTGAATACTTTCTCCAAGACTGCAGAACCTTAGAAACGGGAATAAGAAAGTCCATTTTGTCTACAAATCTCAATCTACCGGAAGATGCTCTTCATGCACCATACCAATCCATCACTTTGCCAGAAACATTTGAACTTGATGCCGTCGTTTTTGATGATGATGTTGACCTGAATAG GTTTGGAGATACTCATCTTAAAAGTTACGAAGAGACAACTTTGGAAG ATCAAATACTAATGCGTGAAGATCAGTACGTAGCTATTTTCATTGATGAG GACATCGGGAATAGTTTGTCAAAATCGGGTGAAGTTTCTGGATTAGGTGCCATGCCTATAGAGACTGA TTCTGATCCATCAAACCTAGATGGAATTCCTGCTCAATCCCAAAATTCTTCTCCTAAGAATCTGGCAGCACTAAACGGAGGAACTGTTGGCGGTGACATTCCTCAAGATATTCCAGAAATTGAAATCATGCGTGATGCCGTCTATGATCATGGTTCTGAGAATGTTCCCTTATGGTCAGATCAATGGAATGATGTAATGGAACCAGATAAAATTCTGGAGGAAGAGATCATGAAAGACAAGGAAAGTGCAAGCCTAGTCGTGGAAGAGATGGTCGAACGAGACGAACCACCTTCTGCTACTTCAGCAGAGGTTCAAGAATTCACTAATCCACAGATATCTTTTG GGCATCAGTCACCTGATTTATTACTTCGATCAACACCACCTCCTGAGGAGCCAAAAGCAAGGAGAAGAAAGCGAAAGCTACTCATTGATGAGGATGATATAGTATTGTCGAATGA TGAAATTGGAAGGCTACTAAATGATACCAGTGCATTGAAACGCCGGAGAAAGAATGCTCCTTTGTCTTCTTTGGACATATGGAAACTAAACAAGAGACATACAAAAGATGGAATGTTATTTGAGTCTTTATTAACCG GAGTACATAATGATCTCTGCAACATCTACAAGGAAGACTTCATTTCAGCAAAAATCAAGACCGCTTCCTCACTAGAGGATCATGTAGAACCCAGCGGTAACCAATCCCCTCCACCTGGGAATGATCTTGGGATTGAAATCGAAAGACTACGTGATAATCAAGAATTTGCATGCACCAATTTGTTGTCTGAAATTTTGCCTTCACCAAATAAATTCATTTCCTCTCCACAAATGCCCACGCCCGACCCAGCAGCATCTACTGGGCGTGCTGGTTCCGATATGGAGACCCCTTCAACATGGTACGGAGAGGGACTAGATGTGGAGAATACCATTCTGTCTGATATTCCTGAGTTTGATAACTCTGCTGGG GATCTGAGTTTTCTGGACCAAGATGACAGGACTCCCACCG GAACTCCTGAAGTTGGTTACTTATCACGTAAGCAAGGGGGAACACCAGAGTTTGACACATTACCTGCTAGAACAAG AGCTGTGGCTCAATTTTTGCAATGGAAGTCACCGGTAACCCCCATCTCAGAAGAGACTGGAGATCTCAGCTTAAATACAATTGTAGAAGGCAAAAACAGGAAAATATGTGCCCGAATGTTTTTTGAGACTCTG GTGTTAGAGAATTGTGGACTCGTCGATGCGAATCAAAATGAACCTTATGGTGATATAACTTTGAAAGTTACTTTCAAACTGAAGGAACAATTTTCAAGCTGA